The following proteins come from a genomic window of Alosa sapidissima isolate fAloSap1 chromosome 22, fAloSap1.pri, whole genome shotgun sequence:
- the atp23 gene encoding mitochondrial inner membrane protease ATP23 homolog isoform X1 gives MDQSKQQEDDYGYNLFPERNSPKYRKDSIAESLFTFNHKCQVMLHLAMETSPYAKLLLGAMKNSGCQVFKDRHFSCEDCDGTVSGGFDATSSQIVLCQNNIHQQAHMNRVVTHELIHAFDHCRAHVDWFNNFKHLACSEIRAANLSGDCSFSNELSRFNFGLKQHHQECVRGRALRSILAVRKVSREEAEKVVDEVFDSCFNDHAPFGRIPHSKKDAKFAYRDFENRDRYYANL, from the exons ATGGATCAAAGTAAACAACAAGAGGACGACTATGGCTACAATTTATTCCCCGAAAGAAATTCACCCAAGTATAGAAAAGACTCGATTGCAGAGAGCTTGTTCACTTTTAACCACAAGTGTCAGGTCATGCTTCATCTTGCAATGGAAACAA gtCCATATGCTAAACTTTTGCTGGGAGCAATGAAAAATTCAGGGTG CCAGGTGTTTAAAGACAGACATTTCTCCTGTGAAGACTGCGATGGAACTGTCAGCGGAGGTTTTGACGCAACATCGTCGCAG aTAGTCTTGTGCCAGAACAACATTCACCAGCAGGCTCACATGAACAGAGTGGTGACCCACGAGCTCATTCATGCCTTTGACCACTGCCGAGCACATGTTGACTGGTTCAATAATTTCAAACATCTTGCCTGCTCAGAG ATTCGTGCAGCTAATCTCAGTGGGGATTGCTCTTTCTCCAATGAGCTTTCCAGGTTTAACTTTGGGCTCAAACAGCACCATCAG GAGTGTGTTCGTGGGCGGGCCCTGCGCTCCATCCTGGCCGTGCGGAAGGTGAGTCGCGAGGAGGCGGAGAAAGTTGTGGACGAGGTCTTCGACAGCTGCTTCAACGACCACGCCCCTTTCGGACGCATCCCACACAGCAAGAAAGACGCCAAGTTTGCCTATCGAGATTTTGAGAACCGGGATCGGTATTACGCCAACTTATAA
- the atp23 gene encoding mitochondrial inner membrane protease ATP23 homolog isoform X2, which yields MKNSGCQVFKDRHFSCEDCDGTVSGGFDATSSQIVLCQNNIHQQAHMNRVVTHELIHAFDHCRAHVDWFNNFKHLACSEIRAANLSGDCSFSNELSRFNFGLKQHHQECVRGRALRSILAVRKVSREEAEKVVDEVFDSCFNDHAPFGRIPHSKKDAKFAYRDFENRDRYYANL from the exons ATGAAAAATTCAGGGTG CCAGGTGTTTAAAGACAGACATTTCTCCTGTGAAGACTGCGATGGAACTGTCAGCGGAGGTTTTGACGCAACATCGTCGCAG aTAGTCTTGTGCCAGAACAACATTCACCAGCAGGCTCACATGAACAGAGTGGTGACCCACGAGCTCATTCATGCCTTTGACCACTGCCGAGCACATGTTGACTGGTTCAATAATTTCAAACATCTTGCCTGCTCAGAG ATTCGTGCAGCTAATCTCAGTGGGGATTGCTCTTTCTCCAATGAGCTTTCCAGGTTTAACTTTGGGCTCAAACAGCACCATCAG GAGTGTGTTCGTGGGCGGGCCCTGCGCTCCATCCTGGCCGTGCGGAAGGTGAGTCGCGAGGAGGCGGAGAAAGTTGTGGACGAGGTCTTCGACAGCTGCTTCAACGACCACGCCCCTTTCGGACGCATCCCACACAGCAAGAAAGACGCCAAGTTTGCCTATCGAGATTTTGAGAACCGGGATCGGTATTACGCCAACTTATAA